The following proteins are encoded in a genomic region of Verrucomicrobiia bacterium:
- a CDS encoding M20/M25/M40 family metallo-hydrolase, with the protein MPQIDFAKAGEEGNKILSDVIRINTTNPPGDELPAALYYKKLFEDAGLKPEILKPSEMRANLIVRLKGSGKAGPLILLSHLDVVGVEKEKWKYDPFEAAVDDGFLYGRGAIDDKGMGALFAEIVLQLVRNKIPLKREILFVACADEEAGGKQGICWLIEKHRDKIAAEAAINEGGRVKQNNGKVEYVAIQNAEKVPYHIHLNVKGTPGHASVPLPDNAIFRLAKAVAKIEEYKTPLKLNQTTRAVFKGIAELDPASPTGFFARNIDDPLIGAYAREQLTRHPYFNSILRNSIAPTIFKSGIRENVLPSEAEATLNCRLLPGEKIEEFVAEIKKAVADDSIEISYRQGKAAGVDPSPVSHELFQALSSSAKKTWPGAVVFPFMSTGATDSAELRSIGVACYGILPFPLTEADEARMHGHDERVALKSFTEGLVFIYHALEEAAFA; encoded by the coding sequence ATGCCGCAAATTGATTTCGCCAAAGCCGGGGAAGAGGGAAACAAAATACTTTCGGACGTCATCCGCATCAACACGACGAACCCGCCCGGGGATGAGCTGCCGGCGGCGCTGTACTACAAAAAGCTTTTTGAAGATGCCGGATTGAAACCGGAGATTTTAAAACCTTCGGAAATGCGGGCCAATCTAATCGTCCGCTTGAAGGGTTCGGGGAAAGCCGGGCCGCTCATTCTGCTTTCGCATCTGGACGTGGTCGGCGTCGAAAAGGAAAAGTGGAAATATGACCCCTTCGAGGCGGCCGTCGACGACGGTTTTCTCTACGGCCGGGGGGCGATCGACGATAAAGGGATGGGGGCGCTTTTTGCCGAAATCGTTCTGCAACTGGTTCGCAACAAAATCCCGTTGAAGCGGGAGATACTCTTTGTTGCCTGCGCAGACGAGGAAGCCGGGGGGAAGCAGGGGATTTGCTGGCTGATTGAAAAACACCGAGACAAAATCGCCGCAGAAGCGGCCATCAACGAGGGGGGTCGGGTCAAACAGAACAACGGCAAAGTGGAGTATGTGGCCATCCAGAACGCGGAGAAGGTGCCCTATCACATTCATCTGAACGTGAAGGGGACGCCGGGGCATGCCTCGGTTCCCCTCCCGGACAACGCCATCTTCCGGCTGGCCAAAGCGGTCGCCAAAATCGAGGAATACAAAACCCCCTTGAAATTGAACCAAACGACCCGGGCGGTTTTTAAGGGGATTGCCGAATTGGACCCCGCTTCCCCCACCGGGTTTTTTGCCCGCAACATCGACGACCCCCTCATCGGCGCCTATGCCCGGGAACAATTGACCAGGCATCCCTATTTCAATTCCATTCTGCGCAACTCGATTGCCCCGACCATTTTCAAATCGGGGATACGGGAAAACGTTTTGCCTTCGGAAGCGGAGGCGACTTTGAACTGCCGGCTTTTGCCCGGCGAGAAAATCGAGGAGTTCGTGGCCGAAATTAAAAAAGCCGTGGCGGACGATTCGATTGAAATCTCCTACCGGCAGGGGAAGGCGGCGGGAGTGGATCCCTCGCCGGTCTCGCACGAGCTTTTTCAAGCGCTGTCCTCTTCGGCGAAAAAAACCTGGCCAGGGGCCGTGGTTTTCCCCTTCATGTCCACCGGTGCCACGGACTCGGCGGAACTTCGTTCCATCGGGGTTGCCTGCTATGGTATTCTTCCCTTCCCCTTGACCGAGGCGGACGAAGCCCGGATGCACGGGCATGACGAACGGGTTGCGCTCAAAAGTTTTACCGAAGGGTTGGTGTTTATTTATCACGCATTGGAGGAAGCGGCCTTTGCGTAG
- a CDS encoding FlgD immunoglobulin-like domain containing protein, with amino-acid sequence MGKKLVFLVFLFFVISTAWSPSGHAQIVPSTTESLIVNSATVPNVVGTTFSIPVTLANARPVTGISGRLVFDRNLIEPIIVDSTVDTTKDTVFYTYSMVRVGRGTALPAFNAGDAGPGAVGFVLFSLDIADRINPGSGPICLLNFRVKTTLDTTICIRLVDDTAAGGLRNALSDTNTLIINPTLEHASLQIGAGSINGGCGPVTPPPGPGNDPPTINLIAAQTVPQGSILSFTVTASDPDGDNVTLSATTLPQNATFTTVTGDSVVSGTFTFSPSLSQVGGFTAVFRAVDDSGASFTRTASITVTEVLKDVLFSSSVTGKAPTGAIPGKKPAFFPIDLTARAQVYGVQFDLKFDTATIQIDSLVPTARLENFLIEYRNLGGQADRIRVLAFSLSGDSVRPATLPTIMNVALSVSPLALPGKSDIVIDSGFESVNPDPRVPSQSMLTQSGEFFIDRFGDANLDTLVNVADAVALVGFILGNYSFSVRQFDAANTNQDSLANIIDLVNIINLIFGVPLPPAVPEYIGPPANLALNARPFAFNSSEPIRLEAELPADIAGVQVHVAYNPAEVRLDVPQKTAASNNLILKYLENAPGKMSFVLYNMGDSRNEIPTGNSTILEIPATRLSGIGDTIPPKLTITRAFLSTGNGQGIPVAGVGANVPRQFELSQNYPNPFNPKTTIQFKVASADADGSPVPVKLEVFNILGQSVRTLVDDRRAPGTYTLEWDGTDRSGNRVSSGVYLYRLTSKDFSVTKKMVFLK; translated from the coding sequence ATGGGAAAAAAACTGGTTTTTTTGGTTTTTTTGTTTTTCGTTATCAGCACGGCCTGGAGCCCTTCGGGCCATGCGCAGATTGTGCCTTCCACCACCGAGTCGCTAATCGTCAATTCGGCGACCGTTCCCAACGTGGTCGGCACCACTTTCTCCATCCCCGTCACGCTGGCGAATGCAAGGCCGGTCACCGGAATTTCCGGGCGGCTGGTTTTCGACCGGAATCTTATCGAGCCGATAATTGTCGACAGCACCGTCGATACGACCAAGGATACCGTGTTTTACACCTATTCAATGGTCCGGGTCGGCCGGGGGACGGCGCTGCCGGCCTTTAATGCGGGGGATGCGGGGCCGGGGGCGGTCGGGTTCGTTCTTTTTTCCCTGGACATCGCCGACCGGATCAATCCGGGGAGCGGGCCGATTTGCCTTTTGAATTTCCGGGTAAAAACGACGCTCGATACCACCATTTGCATCCGGCTGGTGGATGACACCGCGGCGGGAGGGCTTCGAAATGCGCTTTCCGATACAAACACGCTCATAATCAATCCCACACTGGAACATGCAAGTCTGCAAATCGGTGCGGGGAGCATAAACGGAGGGTGCGGGCCGGTTACTCCTCCTCCGGGGCCGGGCAATGACCCGCCCACAATCAATCTGATTGCGGCGCAGACGGTGCCGCAGGGTTCAATTTTGTCGTTTACGGTAACTGCTTCCGATCCGGACGGGGATAACGTCACCCTCTCGGCGACCACGCTCCCCCAAAACGCGACTTTCACCACGGTCACCGGCGACTCGGTGGTTTCCGGCACGTTCACTTTTTCCCCCTCCCTTTCGCAAGTGGGGGGTTTTACCGCGGTTTTCCGGGCGGTGGATGATTCCGGCGCCTCGTTTACGCGCACCGCATCCATCACTGTAACGGAAGTGCTGAAGGATGTTTTGTTCTCCTCCTCAGTCACCGGCAAGGCCCCCACAGGGGCTATTCCCGGCAAAAAGCCGGCCTTTTTCCCTATTGATTTGACCGCCCGAGCGCAGGTGTACGGCGTGCAGTTTGACTTGAAGTTTGATACGGCCACCATCCAAATAGATTCCCTTGTCCCGACCGCGCGGCTGGAGAATTTTCTTATCGAATACCGCAATCTGGGGGGCCAGGCGGATCGGATACGGGTTTTGGCCTTTTCGCTTTCGGGGGACTCGGTGCGCCCGGCCACCCTCCCCACCATTATGAACGTGGCCTTAAGCGTTTCACCTCTTGCCCTTCCCGGAAAAAGCGACATCGTCATAGACAGCGGTTTTGAATCGGTCAATCCGGACCCGCGGGTGCCCTCGCAAAGCATGCTGACCCAGAGCGGGGAATTTTTCATCGACCGGTTCGGGGACGCCAATTTGGACACCCTTGTAAATGTGGCGGACGCCGTGGCCCTGGTGGGATTCATTTTGGGGAACTATTCTTTTTCCGTCAGGCAGTTCGATGCCGCCAACACGAACCAGGATTCGCTGGCCAACATCATTGATTTGGTCAACATCATCAATTTGATTTTCGGCGTTCCCCTGCCGCCCGCGGTTCCCGAATATATTGGGCCGCCCGCCAATCTGGCGTTGAACGCAAGGCCTTTTGCCTTCAATTCCAGCGAACCGATCAGGCTGGAAGCGGAACTGCCCGCCGACATCGCCGGCGTACAGGTGCATGTGGCGTACAATCCGGCGGAGGTCCGGCTGGACGTTCCCCAGAAAACGGCTGCCAGCAACAACCTCATCCTGAAATACTTGGAAAACGCCCCCGGAAAAATGAGTTTCGTTTTGTACAACATGGGGGATTCCCGAAACGAGATTCCAACTGGCAATAGCACGATTCTGGAAATTCCGGCCACCCGCCTTTCCGGCATCGGCGACACGATTCCTCCCAAGCTGACCATCACCCGGGCGTTTCTTTCCACGGGGAACGGACAGGGGATTCCGGTGGCCGGGGTGGGGGCCAACGTGCCGCGGCAGTTCGAGCTTTCCCAGAACTATCCCAATCCGTTCAACCCCAAAACCACCATCCAGTTCAAGGTGGCCTCCGCCGACGCCGACGGCTCGCCCGTGCCGGTGAAGCTGGAGGTTTTCAACATCCTCGGGCAGTCCGTCCGGACTTTGGTGGATGACCGGCGCGCCCCCGGCACCTACACGCTGGAATGGGACGGAACGGACCGGAGCGGAAACCGGGTTTCCTCCGGTGTTTATCTTTATCGATTGACCTCCAAGGATTTTTCGGTGACCAAGAAGATGGTGTTTCTGAAGTAA
- a CDS encoding sigma-54 dependent transcriptional regulator produces the protein MKEPLEIVLVEDDPSFLRVMEFSLKKEGFAVTSFPDGGKALPYLLNNKAAIFITDLAMPNVGGIELLRRLSGQGSKATPVVITAYGTVETAVEAMKLGAFDYLTKPFSPEELVLVVRQALKMRSLVSENQRLKEQLAEKFRPENFVGSSPAMETVFAWIAKAAGSTANALITGESGTGKELVARALHFHSPRASGPFVAINCAAIPSNLLEAELFGYVRGAFTGAIRDREGKFEEAEGGTLFLDEVAELPLEMQAKLLRVLEDKKISRLGGKGEAAVDFRLVASTNKKLEQLIVEKTFREDLYYRLSVLPVELPSLRERREDIPSLVSHFFKKFGAPELRISAEGMALLLAYPFPGNVRELENICEQISVLRRSNEIGAADLPEKVRRYRPEKPKLFFEPPEEGVHLEELEKELIRFALEKFGGNQTKAAQYLGITRPTLIYRLEKYGFVKGRSG, from the coding sequence ATGAAAGAGCCGTTGGAAATCGTTTTGGTCGAAGACGATCCCTCATTTCTGCGGGTGATGGAGTTTTCTTTAAAAAAAGAGGGATTTGCCGTCACCTCCTTCCCGGACGGCGGGAAGGCGCTGCCCTATCTATTGAACAACAAGGCGGCCATCTTCATCACCGATTTGGCGATGCCGAACGTCGGCGGCATCGAGCTTTTGCGCCGGCTCTCCGGGCAGGGTTCAAAAGCCACGCCGGTGGTCATCACCGCCTACGGCACCGTCGAGACGGCGGTGGAGGCGATGAAGCTGGGGGCCTTCGATTATCTGACCAAGCCGTTTTCGCCGGAGGAGCTGGTTTTGGTCGTCCGTCAGGCGCTCAAGATGCGCTCGCTGGTTTCCGAAAACCAGCGGCTCAAGGAGCAGCTGGCGGAAAAATTCCGGCCGGAGAATTTCGTCGGCTCCTCACCGGCCATGGAAACGGTATTCGCCTGGATCGCCAAAGCGGCCGGCTCGACGGCCAATGCTTTAATCACCGGGGAGTCCGGCACCGGCAAGGAGCTGGTGGCGCGGGCGCTGCATTTTCATTCCCCCCGCGCCTCCGGCCCTTTTGTGGCCATCAACTGCGCGGCGATCCCCTCCAACCTTTTGGAAGCGGAACTTTTCGGCTACGTGCGGGGGGCCTTCACCGGGGCGATCCGGGACCGGGAGGGGAAATTCGAAGAGGCGGAGGGGGGGACTTTATTTTTGGACGAGGTGGCGGAACTGCCGCTCGAAATGCAGGCGAAGCTTTTACGCGTTCTGGAAGACAAGAAGATTTCGCGATTGGGCGGCAAGGGGGAAGCGGCGGTCGATTTCCGGCTGGTGGCTTCCACCAACAAGAAATTGGAGCAGTTGATTGTCGAAAAAACGTTTCGCGAGGATTTGTACTACCGGCTTTCCGTGCTGCCGGTCGAACTCCCCTCCCTGCGGGAACGGCGGGAGGATATCCCGTCTTTGGTCTCCCATTTTTTCAAAAAGTTCGGGGCGCCGGAGCTGCGGATTTCGGCGGAGGGGATGGCGCTTCTTTTGGCCTATCCATTTCCCGGCAACGTGCGGGAATTGGAAAATATCTGCGAACAAATCTCGGTGCTCCGGCGTTCGAATGAAATCGGTGCGGCCGACCTGCCGGAAAAGGTCCGCCGTTACAGACCGGAAAAGCCGAAACTCTTTTTCGAGCCGCCGGAAGAAGGGGTCCATCTGGAGGAACTGGAAAAGGAGCTCATTCGGTTCGCGCTCGAGAAATTCGGCGGCAACCAGACCAAGGCGGCCCAATATTTGGGCATCACCCGCCCCACATTAATATATAGACTGGAGAAGTACGGCTTTGTTAAAGGGAGGAGCGGTTAA
- a CDS encoding putative Ig domain-containing protein → MKSKRILTLLVGLLLVVPALAWGQANPQDSMILESKTVSTGLNAPNAVLLRLAITNRDSLTFMTWACTEYTLSGTAYMLFNNGPGATGRTYTNLINPLTNTLRFFSAAAFANYNDASPDRFLLAAGFDPADPSTIEPPNASRKDVWEARFKATSGLGQVIFDTGTVSGLRNTFTNTAPADFPVNYVPGIVTISEPFDIINCSGAGGNVLYGRPYTYDFNEDPAGAPAVSWAVVVGPGSISPTGVYTFSGQCPLGAIPVTIEARTQAGTVRQCQFTLNIIDNAPSCTPAQPTVTVSHGQLATNQINTSDPDQGDVVSVAQTSGPGSTTAGGAWSYQTSCQDVGASPQTVQEQVVDGFGSCQPGPLSATCQFQLVVTNAPPSIQCPPNAQVQAGSNYSAQANGSDADPADAGNLSFALVSGPAGLTVSASGQVNWSPTVADAGAHNVTISVTDLCGASAQCSYTITVVVGQRFHICIDTLTAYQNTDVEVAINNLVQAEDPNTASSENVGGFSFLLSYDCACLQFLSARRGAMLVAQDWEFFTYRYGAVGNGNCGSGCPSCLIRVVAIADVNNGADHPNFNGNNQGEWVVLKFRTSNDRTLAGQCCPISWYWFDCTDNTVSDETGNVTWVVEALFTSSGLPIPLNDPSVSPGDISNCDQSSGGPGKPSPRKFLEFCNGHICLPTPEQIDDRGDLNLNGLGYETGDAVLYENYFIYGPSVLSSNPTHRQSQIAASDVNGDGIVLSVGDLVALIRVLTGDANPLPRMNPAAGAVSVALSNAGSEWTLSASSASDLGGLYLKFRVDGSVAAPVLTEAAEGMTVKSNLVGNELSVLVYSEARDRMIAPNAGAIFTMNVEGSVELIETEAADYYGIALPAQAKVSALPTKFGLSQNYPNPFNGKTSFVLALPVASDYTVTVYNVAGQVVKRFEGSAPAGNKVITWDGTDHNGTPVSSGIYFYKAAAKDYSATLKMLYLK, encoded by the coding sequence ATGAAGAGTAAACGCATTTTAACCTTGCTGGTGGGTCTTCTGCTGGTAGTGCCCGCTCTGGCTTGGGGACAGGCGAACCCGCAGGATTCGATGATTCTCGAATCCAAGACGGTTTCAACCGGCCTGAACGCCCCCAACGCCGTTCTTCTGCGGCTGGCGATTACCAACCGGGACTCGCTGACGTTCATGACGTGGGCGTGCACGGAATACACCCTTTCCGGCACCGCCTACATGCTGTTCAACAACGGCCCGGGCGCGACCGGCAGAACCTATACGAATTTGATCAATCCGTTGACCAATACGTTACGGTTCTTCTCGGCCGCCGCCTTTGCCAACTACAACGATGCCTCTCCGGACCGCTTCCTGCTTGCGGCCGGTTTCGATCCTGCTGATCCTTCCACGATCGAGCCGCCCAACGCCAGCCGGAAAGATGTATGGGAAGCCCGTTTCAAGGCGACCTCCGGTCTGGGACAGGTTATCTTTGACACCGGCACGGTTTCCGGGCTGCGGAACACCTTCACCAACACTGCTCCGGCTGACTTTCCGGTGAACTATGTTCCCGGCATCGTCACCATTAGTGAGCCGTTCGACATAATAAACTGCTCCGGTGCGGGCGGAAACGTCCTCTATGGCCGGCCGTACACGTATGATTTCAACGAAGATCCAGCCGGGGCACCGGCGGTTTCTTGGGCGGTAGTCGTCGGCCCGGGCTCGATTAGCCCGACCGGCGTTTATACCTTCTCCGGGCAGTGCCCGTTGGGCGCCATTCCGGTGACTATTGAGGCGAGAACGCAAGCCGGTACCGTGCGGCAGTGCCAGTTCACGCTGAACATCATCGACAACGCTCCTTCCTGCACGCCGGCCCAGCCGACCGTTACTGTGTCGCACGGCCAGCTTGCCACCAATCAGATTAACACCTCTGATCCGGATCAGGGCGATGTCGTTTCCGTGGCCCAGACCTCCGGTCCGGGCAGCACCACCGCCGGCGGGGCTTGGTCCTACCAGACCTCCTGCCAGGACGTTGGCGCCTCCCCGCAGACCGTTCAGGAACAGGTTGTGGACGGCTTCGGCTCCTGCCAGCCCGGCCCGCTTTCGGCCACCTGCCAGTTCCAGTTGGTGGTGACCAACGCGCCGCCGAGCATTCAGTGCCCGCCGAACGCGCAGGTTCAGGCCGGCAGCAACTACAGCGCCCAGGCGAACGGCTCGGATGCTGACCCGGCCGATGCCGGCAATTTGAGCTTCGCTTTGGTTTCCGGTCCCGCCGGTTTGACGGTTTCCGCCTCCGGCCAGGTTAACTGGAGCCCGACCGTGGCGGATGCCGGCGCCCACAACGTGACCATCAGCGTCACCGATTTGTGCGGCGCTTCCGCGCAGTGCAGCTACACTATCACGGTGGTCGTCGGGCAGCGCTTCCACATCTGCATCGACACGCTTACCGCGTACCAGAACACCGACGTGGAAGTGGCCATCAACAACCTGGTGCAGGCCGAGGATCCGAACACGGCCTCAAGCGAAAACGTGGGCGGGTTCTCCTTCCTGCTTTCGTATGACTGCGCCTGTTTGCAGTTCCTCTCCGCCCGCAGGGGCGCGATGCTGGTTGCGCAGGACTGGGAATTCTTCACCTACCGCTACGGCGCCGTGGGTAACGGCAACTGCGGTTCCGGGTGTCCTTCCTGCTTGATTCGGGTCGTGGCGATCGCCGACGTCAACAACGGCGCGGACCACCCGAATTTCAACGGCAACAACCAAGGGGAATGGGTGGTGTTGAAATTCCGCACCTCCAACGACCGCACCCTGGCCGGGCAGTGCTGCCCGATTTCCTGGTACTGGTTTGACTGCACGGACAACACCGTGTCGGATGAAACCGGTAACGTGACTTGGGTGGTCGAGGCGCTGTTCACCTCGTCCGGTCTGCCGATTCCCTTGAACGACCCGAGCGTTTCTCCGGGCGACATCTCCAACTGCGACCAGTCCTCCGGCGGCCCGGGGAAACCCTCGCCGCGGAAGTTCCTGGAGTTCTGCAACGGGCACATCTGCCTGCCGACTCCGGAACAGATCGACGACCGGGGTGATTTGAACCTGAACGGTCTGGGATACGAGACCGGCGACGCGGTTCTGTATGAGAACTACTTCATCTACGGGCCGAGCGTGCTCTCCTCCAACCCGACGCACCGGCAGTCGCAGATTGCGGCTTCCGACGTCAACGGGGACGGCATTGTGCTCTCCGTTGGTGACCTGGTGGCCCTGATTCGCGTGCTCACCGGCGACGCCAACCCGCTGCCCCGGATGAACCCGGCGGCCGGCGCCGTTTCCGTGGCGCTTTCCAACGCCGGTTCCGAGTGGACCCTTTCGGCCAGCTCGGCCTCCGATTTGGGCGGTCTCTACCTGAAGTTCCGGGTGGACGGCTCCGTCGCGGCGCCGGTTCTGACCGAAGCGGCTGAAGGGATGACCGTGAAGAGCAACTTGGTCGGCAACGAGCTTTCGGTTCTGGTTTACTCCGAAGCGCGCGACCGGATGATTGCTCCGAACGCGGGCGCCATCTTCACCATGAACGTGGAAGGTTCCGTCGAGCTGATCGAGACCGAAGCGGCCGACTACTACGGCATCGCTTTGCCGGCTCAGGCCAAAGTTTCGGCCCTGCCGACCAAGTTCGGCTTGTCGCAGAACTATCCGAACCCCTTCAACGGCAAGACCAGCTTTGTTCTGGCTCTGCCGGTGGCTTCCGACTACACCGTCACGGTTTACAACGTGGCCGGCCAGGTCGTGAAGCGCTTCGAGGGTTCGGCTCCTGCCGGCAACAAGGTCATCACCTGGGACGGCACGGACCACAACGGCACGCCCGTTTCTTCGGGTATCTACTTCTACAAAGCGGCGGCTAAGGATTACAGCGCCACTTTGAAGATGCTCTACCTGAAGTAA
- a CDS encoding tetratricopeptide repeat protein, whose amino-acid sequence MEKIICSSCGSENLKEARFCASCGAALSEPKISACPQCGKEVSGEENFCPACGVKLKGAVQPADFHRIPKSAPWVALGLVAAGLIFIFVFVSSQSPPPGGGSGNMPAASQGEPPLPQLSDEEVAKLPKDFAKLVEMGNHYFDHQQFHDAMVIYKKALEIDSTALDVRTDYAAALNFMGDFAGAKRELEKVLAQNPKHVVATFNLGVVYINTGDNTRARKYWNKYLELDPNSPRAGEVRKMLAELK is encoded by the coding sequence ATGGAGAAGATAATCTGTTCTTCCTGCGGAAGTGAGAATTTGAAGGAGGCGCGGTTTTGCGCTTCCTGCGGGGCGGCTCTGTCGGAGCCCAAAATTTCGGCCTGCCCGCAATGCGGAAAGGAAGTGAGCGGGGAGGAAAACTTCTGCCCGGCCTGCGGGGTGAAATTGAAGGGGGCCGTGCAGCCAGCGGATTTTCACAGGATTCCGAAAAGTGCGCCGTGGGTGGCCTTGGGGCTGGTGGCGGCCGGGCTCATATTTATTTTCGTTTTCGTTTCCTCGCAGTCCCCCCCGCCCGGCGGCGGCTCCGGCAACATGCCGGCCGCATCGCAAGGAGAGCCCCCTTTGCCCCAGCTTTCGGACGAGGAAGTTGCCAAACTGCCGAAGGATTTTGCCAAACTGGTGGAGATGGGGAACCATTACTTCGACCACCAGCAGTTTCACGACGCCATGGTGATTTACAAGAAGGCCTTGGAAATCGACTCGACCGCTTTGGACGTGCGCACGGACTACGCGGCGGCGCTCAACTTCATGGGGGATTTTGCGGGGGCCAAACGGGAGCTGGAAAAAGTGCTGGCCCAAAACCCCAAGCATGTGGTGGCCACTTTCAATCTGGGGGTCGTTTACATCAACACAGGGGACAATACCCGCGCGCGCAAGTACTGGAATAAATATCTGGAACTTGACCCCAACTCCCCCCGGGCCGGGGAGGTGCGGAAAATGCTTGCGGAGTTGAAATAA
- a CDS encoding ATP-binding protein yields MRSRWKQLAIVAGLVAVFSILHYITPASRPILHDVWRKLYFVPILLAAFWFGMRGGLASSVLISIIYLPHVLHQWAHIHTQREDAIFDILLYNIVGGLTGFLAAREREQREKLEQAQKELLRADRLKLLGELSAGMAHEVRTPLASVLGSVDILSKESARPEEKKEFLDILKKEVHRLERVVNDFLNYSRIEKKDFTSCDLNDVARQAEGILRSHPLGKRVRVALNLEGELPKILGDSNQLCQAVLNLAVNGMQAVGEGEIKISTGINSGGRRVFLSVSDRGPGIPPENLEKIFTPFFTTRPEGVGLGLGIVEQISSLHKGEVKIESKPGEGTTAILFFPALEPK; encoded by the coding sequence TTGCGTAGCCGCTGGAAACAGCTGGCCATTGTGGCCGGGCTGGTGGCGGTTTTTTCGATCCTGCATTATATAACGCCCGCTTCCCGGCCGATTCTGCATGACGTCTGGCGGAAACTGTACTTCGTTCCCATTCTTTTGGCGGCTTTCTGGTTCGGGATGCGGGGAGGGCTTGCCTCCTCCGTTTTGATTTCGATCATTTATCTGCCGCACGTTTTGCACCAGTGGGCGCACATTCACACCCAAAGGGAGGATGCCATCTTCGACATCCTGCTCTATAATATTGTGGGGGGGCTGACCGGCTTTTTGGCGGCCCGGGAGCGGGAGCAGCGGGAGAAATTGGAACAGGCGCAAAAGGAGCTTCTGCGGGCCGACCGGCTCAAGCTTTTGGGGGAGCTTTCGGCCGGGATGGCGCACGAAGTGCGCACCCCTTTGGCTTCCGTATTGGGCTCCGTTGACATTTTGTCCAAGGAGAGCGCCCGCCCGGAAGAGAAAAAAGAGTTTCTGGATATTTTGAAAAAAGAGGTGCACCGGCTGGAGCGGGTGGTGAACGATTTTTTGAACTACTCCCGCATCGAGAAGAAAGATTTTACCTCTTGTGATTTAAACGACGTGGCCCGCCAGGCGGAGGGGATTTTGCGTTCGCATCCATTGGGAAAGCGGGTGCGGGTGGCGCTGAATTTGGAAGGTGAGCTGCCAAAAATTCTGGGGGATTCCAACCAGCTTTGCCAGGCGGTTTTGAATTTGGCGGTGAACGGCATGCAGGCCGTGGGGGAAGGAGAAATCAAAATCTCCACCGGTATAAACTCCGGCGGCCGGCGGGTTTTTCTTTCCGTCTCCGACCGGGGGCCGGGCATTCCGCCGGAAAATCTGGAAAAAATCTTTACCCCGTTTTTCACCACTCGGCCGGAGGGGGTGGGGCTCGGTTTGGGGATTGTGGAACAAATCAGCTCGCTGCATAAAGGGGAAGTGAAAATCGAATCGAAGCCGGGAGAAGGTACAACGGCCATCTTGTTTTTTCCGGCGTTGGAGCCGAAATGA